In Oncorhynchus tshawytscha isolate Ot180627B linkage group LG06, Otsh_v2.0, whole genome shotgun sequence, the following are encoded in one genomic region:
- the LOC112253436 gene encoding dnaJ homolog subfamily C member 9 gives MWLLDQCQALFNTSSLYGVLGVSKDATDAEIRHSYYKVSLRVHPDRAPEDLQATEKFQVLGKLYAVLSDKEQRAVYDEQGLVAEESDSLQQDQCWEEYWRLLFPKITLEDIQEFERKYKGTEEERQDVMQIYLQHQGNMDAIMASALCCSQEDEPRITALIQTAIQAGELTAYPAFTQESTRKKKTRKHKADEERQEAEERQREMGLNYADDSLVIMLKQKQKSREQNLNSFLSDLEAKYSKGGKAKAGGNGKK, from the exons ATGTGGCTACTCGACCAGTGTCAAGCACTGTTCAACACCTCCAGCCTCTATGGGGTGCTGGGCGTTTCCAAGGATGCGACAGACGCAGAGATCCGACACAGCTACTACAAGGTGTCGCTCAGGGTTCACCCAGATCGTGCTCCCGAAGACCTGCAGGCAACAGAGAAATTTCAG GTGCTTGGGAAGTTATATGCCGTGTTGAGTGACAAGGAGCAGAGGGCAGTGTATGATGAGCAGGGACTTGTGGCTGAGGAATCTGACTCACTGCAGCAGGACCAATGCTGGGAGGAGTACTGGAGGTTGCTGTTCCCTAAG ATCACATTGGAGGACATCCAGGAGTTTGAGAGGAAGTACAAAGGcacggaggaggagaggcaggatgtGATGCAGATTTACCTGCAGCACCAGGGGAACATGGACGCCATCATGGCCTCAGCCCTGTGCTGCTCTCAGGAGGACGAGCCCAGGATCACAGCCCTTATACAGACAGCCATCCAGGCAGGGGAGCTCACGGCCTACCCTGCTTTCACCCAGGAGAGCACCAGGAAGAAGAAAACACGCAAACATAAG GCTGATGAAGAAAGACAAGAAgctgaggagaggcagagagagatgggactcAATTATGCTGATGACAGTCTTGTAATTATGTTAAAG CAAAAGCAGAAGTCCAGAGAGCAGAATTTAAACTCTTTCCTGTCTGACCTGGAAGCTAAATACTCCAAGGGAGGAAAAGCCAAAGCAGGAGGGAACGGAAAAAAGTGA